One window of the Niallia circulans genome contains the following:
- the rpmG gene encoding 50S ribosomal protein L33, producing the protein MRVKITLACTETGDRNYITTKNKRNNPDRIELMKYCPRLKKRTLHRETK; encoded by the coding sequence AGAGTGAAAATTACTTTAGCATGTACAGAAACAGGAGATAGAAATTATATTACAACAAAAAACAAACGAAATAATCCAGACCGTATTGAGTTGATGAAGTATTGTCCGCGTTTAAAAAAGCGCACTTTGCACAGAGAAACAAAATAA